One region of Thiomonas intermedia genomic DNA includes:
- a CDS encoding nucleotide pyrophosphohydrolase, with translation MDIPALQARLRQFAAERNWTPYQTPKNLAMAMIVEAAELVEPFQWMTPEQSQQSGLDPDLQGRIADEIADVLIYLVQIADHTGIDIDQAVENKIGKNAVKYPAP, from the coding sequence TTGGACATACCCGCCTTGCAGGCCCGCTTGCGACAGTTCGCGGCCGAGCGCAACTGGACGCCCTACCAGACGCCCAAGAATCTCGCGATGGCCATGATCGTGGAGGCCGCCGAGCTGGTGGAGCCCTTCCAGTGGATGACGCCCGAACAGTCGCAGCAGTCTGGCCTGGACCCCGACCTGCAGGGCCGGATTGCCGACGAGATTGCCGATGTGCTGATCTATCTCGTCCAGATCGCCGACCACACTGGCATCGACATAGACCAGGCGGTGGAAAACAAGATCGGCAAAAACGCCGTGAAATACCCGGCACCGTAA
- a CDS encoding BolA family protein, producing MPSPMSRRARIEALLQQALNPETLQVADDSAAHAGHGGFDAEGSHFRVRIVSARFAGASRLARHRLVYDALASMMHHEIHALVLDCQAPGDALQVGRSDKPETA from the coding sequence ATGCCCTCCCCGATGTCCCGTCGAGCGCGCATCGAAGCGCTGTTGCAGCAAGCTCTGAACCCCGAAACCCTGCAGGTGGCCGACGACTCCGCGGCCCATGCCGGACATGGCGGATTCGATGCCGAAGGCAGTCATTTCCGGGTGCGGATTGTCAGCGCGCGGTTTGCCGGCGCCTCGCGTCTGGCCAGACATCGCCTCGTGTATGATGCTTTGGCTTCGATGATGCACCATGAGATACATGCCCTGGTGCTCGATTGTCAGGCGCCTGGAGACGCACTCCAGGTCGGCCGCTCCGATAAACCAGAGACGGCCTGA
- a CDS encoding septation protein A yields the protein MKILFDFFPIILFFIVFKVAGIYAATAVTIAATFAQIGWVWFKHRKVEPMLWLSLGVVVIFGGATLLFHNDTFIKWKPTVLYWLFAIILAGAQLLQGKNLMRSLMGKQMQLPDPIWNRVNWSWVVFFVLMGVLNIVIAYNVSTNLWVDFKLFGSLALTLVFVLGQSLLLAKHMKLDENA from the coding sequence TTGAAGATCCTTTTCGATTTTTTTCCCATCATCCTGTTTTTCATCGTGTTCAAGGTGGCGGGGATCTACGCCGCCACCGCGGTGACCATAGCGGCGACCTTCGCGCAGATCGGCTGGGTGTGGTTCAAGCACCGCAAGGTGGAACCGATGCTGTGGCTCAGTCTGGGGGTCGTGGTGATCTTCGGCGGGGCCACGCTGCTGTTCCACAACGACACCTTCATCAAGTGGAAGCCCACGGTGCTGTACTGGCTGTTCGCCATCATCCTCGCCGGCGCCCAACTGCTCCAGGGCAAGAACCTGATGCGCAGCCTCATGGGCAAGCAGATGCAGCTGCCCGACCCGATCTGGAACCGCGTCAACTGGTCGTGGGTGGTCTTCTTCGTCCTCATGGGCGTGCTCAACATCGTGATTGCCTACAACGTCTCCACCAACCTCTGGGTGGACTTCAAGCTGTTTGGCAGTCTGGCGCTGACGCTGGTGTTCGTCCTCGGGCAGTCGCTGCTGCTCGCCAAGCACATGAAGCTGGACGAAAACGCCTGA